The following are encoded together in the Mesoplodon densirostris isolate mMesDen1 chromosome 2, mMesDen1 primary haplotype, whole genome shotgun sequence genome:
- the HES3 gene encoding transcription factor HES-3, whose product MEKKRRARINVSLEQLRSLLEKHYSHQIRKRKLEKADILELSVKYMKSLQNSVQGLWPVPSGAEYPSGFRGCLPGVSQLLRRGEEGGDGLRCPLAHERAGGSTMDSASPGPEAPERRGPGAPPVWAPAPAAGGSRSPPPRVLFSGGLPGQSTSIPAPHSASRRFAESPGPGLRLWRPW is encoded by the exons ATGGAGAAGAAGCGACGGGCCCGCATTAATGTGTCGCTGGAGCAGCTCAGATCGTTGCTAGAGAAACACTACTCGCACCAG ATCCGGAAACGCAAGTTGGAGAAGGCAGACATACTGGAGCTGAGCGTCAAATACATGAAAAGCCTTCAGAACTCGGTGCAAG GGCTCTGGCCGGTCCCCAGCGGAGCCGAGTACCCGTCGGGCTTCCGCGGCTGTCTGCCGGGCGTTAGCCAACTTCTGCGGCGCGGAGAGGAGGGCGGCGACGGCCTGCGCTGCCCCCTGGCGCACGAGCGCGCGGGTGGCAGCACCATGGACAGCGCCAGTCCCGGCCCCGAGGCGCCCGAGCGGCGCGGCCCCGGAGCCCCCCCAGTTTGGGCCCCTGCTCCGGCCGCCGGCGGCTCGCGGTCCCCGCCACCCCGGGTCCTCTTCTCTGGAGGTCTCCCCGGTCAGTCTACCAGCATCCCCGCGCCGCACTCGGCGTCTCGCCGCTTCGCCGAGAGCCCGGGGCCGGGGCTGCGCTTGTGGCGGCCCTGGTGA